tgtcTTAATCTTTTTGCCAGCAGTATTTGCAACCactcaaaaattattattttgcaattacatgaaaaagtatttaatataatttaattcttaccttttttgaaaattttgtttcctaaatatttgcaccatatctttccaatttttttcacattattaattatttgaaagtatttattaaatgaaacctcaaaaaaattgaaataacaaatgattaaatcaacaaaatcataatacggatTTAAATTATCTCACCTCTTTAAAAAAACAGttccatttaaaataaaaactaaatcacataaacttaaattaataaaatatataaattttttctGAAActcacaaatgaatttttcaatacagagaaagttgaaaatataaaatatttttatttaaattagaaaaaaatcagtgtaaaataagtttaacttcgggttaaatcaataaaatcatattacgggttaaaTTATTTAGAGACttcaaaaatttagtcatatttaaaataacaaaagtcatataagtaaacttaagataaagttcataaaaagttaaaatatataatatatcaaaaatcataattttattacgtaaaataagttttctaaccaaaaatatacccgccacttttaagcgcgggtcaaaatctagatTTGTAGGAGTTCTCACAATGGGTATTAGacattttgaatatattatatttttcagtaTCCATTTAAAAGCTTGATTATGAATATAGTGGATCATGAGCAGTTTGTAAACGCTTAATTAGGGGCTGTCTCGGTGAGAAAGAACTCTCCCAGGCACATCTCTCAAGGCAAGAAGCGCAACTAGCATCAACGGTCAATAGGAAGAAAGCGACAACTCAAGCAGGTTACCGAAACTGGAAAGGAACCAACGGGCCCTCAACAGTTCTAGTTTGGAAGCCCTATTCTTTTACTAGAACTAGCACCCTCCAAGACGTTTCTCTTCTCGGTTTCAAACTTCAGCTCTACCAAAGTCTCAGATCTGCAACTTTGAAGCCTTCATCCATCTCGTTTTGAATTGGATCCCCTCTTACTTCCACCCAGAAATCGGTTTACTTCTTCTACAAGTCTCTCAAGCTCCACACAACAACCATCACCAATGGCTCGTCGCTTCTcaagagaagaaaaaggaaagtCTCACCTGGTGGAAAGGAACGAACATGGTGTCATACGTATAAAAGCCCCATGTGTAGACAACTCAGCCCTCATCAAGGAAAACGCACTTACGCTGATAGGAAGAGTCACAAACCCGCAAGAACAAAAAATGTGGGCTCTCATTCCAGCTCTACCTCGCAAGTGGCGCCTACAGGGAAGAACTTCCGGGTCAGATCTAGGCAACGGATGCTTCCTCTTCAGATTTGAAAGCGAAGAAGACCTCCAAGGAGTCCTGGCTAACAGGCCCTACCACTACGCCTACTGGATGGTGATAATCCAACGTTGGGAACCGGTCATCTCTGCATCCTTCCCCTCACAAATACCTTTCTGGATCCGCATCAAAGGGCTTCCTCTCCATTTCTGGCATGAGGACATGCTCTACGACATTGGTAAGGAGCTGGGAACAGTCCTAAACCATGAACTTACAAAAACAACAGCCAGAGTTAAAATCCTTCTTGACGGTCTGAAACCTCTAACAAAGAAGGCTATCATCGAATTCGAGTCAGGAGAGGAGAGTTGGGTTTACCTGGACTACGAAAGGTTAGAAAACCATTGCTCCTTCTGCAACTCCCTCTCTCACTTGAAGAAGGACTGCGTTTTGTTCAGGGACGAGATCCTGCTGGCTGACTCCAACAATGGGAAGGATCTACAGAGACAAGAGGAAGAACCTGTCAGACGATCACCCTCTCATAGAGTCAGACAGGATCCTAGCTACAGACTCCAAGAACGGGAGATTAACCTCCCATATAGTAACAGCTATGTGGAGAAAAATTCAAGAGAGGGAGAACCTTTCCAAGCTAGAGTTGACAGACATGGAAATAGCTTTGGAGAGCGCATAAGCACGAAGCAGACAAGGAACCCTCCCCCCGCAAGAATTTGGGAGGTAGCAAAACCAAACACTGCACTCAGCGGAGCAAGAACTCAAGAGGTGGAGAAGCAGACCTCTTTCACCTCCCCCCAATTTAACCATCATCGAGATTCTGTCACTCGGCCTCGCTCACAGGGTAGAGCTCTGTTCCCTCCAAAAGAAAAGCACTGGAGACAAGTTCAGCCTCCTACACGAAAGGACTCCCTCCCAATAGAGGGTCCTCCAGCTGCCCTCGAGACTCAAATTTTTCCCCTTCCAGAGCTGCAAAACATAATACGAACTACAGCAGTGATCCCTTCTAGAGAAGAAGTCATGGAAGAATTACATGAAGTCACGAGGCAGTACCTTAGCTGCTCTGACCCTAAGGAGGCAGCGGCAAGGAGACAACGAGTCCTCAATGGAGATGCACGAGGAGAAACGGAGGAAGCGGCAGATGCTATCATTGCAGCAGCGATAAAAACAAAGCGCAGTGGGACCTCTACCTCAGTTTTCTAACAGTAACCCAGCAACTCCACCTCCATACGAAGATAACTCTTTCCAAGTTCTCCCATTCCCTGATCCCTCAGCTCTCATCAGCCTCCAACAGGAGACCACTACAGAACCAGAATGGGGCCAAAAAGCAACAGAGGTCTTCACACCAAGGGGAGACCTCCCACAACTAAAGAAAAGAGGCAGACCTGCAAAGATAAAATCCACGATTGTTACACATGGGATCCTAAGAGGAGCTAGCTCAAAAAAAGAGAAATCTCTCAGTGCTCAACAACTCACCAGGAAGGGGTCGCATCTCTCCAAGCAATAACCAGTCCAGAGACAAAACAAAGAAACCCAAAAAGCAAGGAAATGGAGAGACAGAACCATCAACTGGAACCTCTAGGCCTCCCACCCAGTTAATCCCGGCAATCACGAAAAGGAGTTCGGATTTTCGGGCTCCGTTTCCTCCGGCTCCTTAGTCATCCTTAGCTGGAACTGTTGTGGGCTGGAAAACCCCACCACAGTCCAGCGTCTGAAGGAGCTCCATAAGCGCAACGCTCCTAACATTACTTTCCTGATGGAAACCAAAAACACAGATGAAAAGGTTAAATCAGAACTAAACTGGCTCACTGAAGAAAACAATTTCTTTGTTTCCCCACACAGCCCCGGAGGAGGGGGCTTGTTCCTTAGTTGGAAGAAAGACATTGACCTAACTATCAAACAGTCTTCTCATAACTTCATTGACACAGTCATCGTATCTAAAGGGAAGTCTTTCCACGCAACCTTTGTCTATGGTGAACCGGATCAATCCAAAAGAAATACTTTCTGGCCTACCCTAGCAGCTCTACAGATCTCTCCCCAAGAACCCTGGTTTCTTACGGGAGATTTCAACGAACTTACCGAGAATAGCGAGAAGAAAGGGGGCCCAGAAAGAGCAGAAGGCTCCTTTGGTTCATTCAGAACTTTCCTATCAGCAAATGACCTCTTCGATCTCAAACACTCAGGGTACTCCTTTTCTTGGCGAGGCAAGAGAGGTATACACTTGGTCCAGTGCAGATTAGACAGATCTCTCAGTAACCCAGAATGGTCAGAACAATTCCCCTCAGCACGAGTGCAGTACCTACGTTATGAAGGCTCGGATCATCGCCCGGTTATCTCTTACCTGAACACAAAGACAAAGAAAGGTCACAACATCTTCAGGTACGACAGACGATTGAAAGATAACATGGAGGTCAAAGAACTTATCTCTGAGATATGAAGAAGTTGCTCCTACCTTGGAGTGGAAGCACGCCTGTCCCTCTGTAGGAAGGCCATCTGTAAATGGAGCAAGCTCTTCTACCAAAACAGCAGGAAAACGATAGAAGATCTACGAGATGAGCTGGACTCCCAAATGTCAACTCAACAACCTGATGAACCAAGAATACAAGAGTTAAATCAAGCACTTCTGAAGGCGTATAATGCAGAGGAGGCATAGTGGAAGCAACGTAGTCGTCAACTTTGGCTAGCATTAGGAGATTCAAACTCGGGGTATTTCCATGTTGTAACAAAGGCAAGAAAGGCTCGAAATAGACTACAAGTACTGGAAAGTGAAAGTGGAGTACCTTATTACGAGGAAGAGCAGATCTCGACGCTCATCTGCTCTTACTATGACAAGCTGTTCACAGCAAACCAAAACAGTGACAACTCAATAGTCTTGGAAGCTCTAAATCCGTGTGTATCTCAAGCCTGGAACGAGCATCTCATCAAAGACCCCTCGGCCCAGGAAATCAAAGAAGCTCTCTTCGCTATCCATGCTGACAAAGCCCCAGGCCCGGATGGCTTTTCAGCAAGCTTCTTCCACACCAATTGGGAGGTCATCGGCTCATCAGTAATAAAGGAAATCCAAGACTTCCTCTCGTCAGGGATCCTGCCTGCCACTCTACACGAAACATATATTAGGCTGATATCAAAGAAACAGGGTGCAAAGAGAGTTGATGATTACCGGCCCATAGCGCTCTGCAATGTCTATTATAAGGTGATCTCCAAACTCCTTTCCCTTCGCCTCAAACCGGTCCTGAGCTCCATCATATCAGAGAACCAATCAGCCTTTATACCTGGAAGATCAATATCCGACAATGTGTTAATTACTCACGAAGTTCTACACTACCTAAAAAACTCTCAAGCTCAACAACAATGCGCAATGGCAGTTAAAATGGATATGTCAGAGGCGTATGACAGGGTAGAATGGGATTTTGTGGAACAAGTTCTCAAACGACTAGGATTTCATGACAGATGGATCAACTGGATAATGCAGTGTATAACTTCGGTCTCCTACTCCTATCTAGTCAATGATGCAGTGTATGGGAAAGTAAAACCTCACCGTGGCATCAGACAAGGAGACCCCATCTCGCCCTACTTGTTTATCCTCTGTGGAGAGGTTCTGTCAGGCCTATGCAGGAAGGCAGAACGTGATGGATCTCTCAGAGGAGTTCGAGTGGCTAGAGAAAGCCCCAGAGTCAACCACCTGTTGTTTGCAGACGATACGATGATGTTCTGCAACTCCTCTGAGGATAGCTGCCTAGCACTCAAGCGCATCCTGCAAGCATATGAACAGGTCTCTGGTCAAAAGGTTAATATTCAAAAATCCTCTATAACATTCTCCAAAAATACTccacaagaaaagaaagataaagctAAGGCAATACTCGGGATTTCAAAGGAAGGTGGAGTGGGAAAATACCTAGGGCTACCAGAACATTTTGGAAGGAGGAAGAAAGATCTGTTTACCTCAATAGTAGACCGGATAAGGCAGCGAGCATCCAGCTGGTCCTCGCGTTTCCTCTCCAGAGCCGGGAAGCTAACCATGCTCAAAGCTGTCCTAACAGCCATCCCCACATACACTATGTCCTGCTTCCAGCTCTCTGCAAGCCTGTGTAAGAGGATTCAATCAGCACTCACACGTTTCTGGTGGGATAAAGCAGATGGAACAAAGAAATTGTGCTGGGTCTCTTGGGACAAATTGACTAAACCAAAGGCAGTAGGAGGTCTAGGACTTAGAGATATTCAAGTTTTCAACCAGGCCCTCCTAGCTAAACTAGCTTGGAGAATCCTTACTGCTCCTAATTGCCTACTAGCCCGAGTACTCAAAGGGAAATATTGTCACAAAAAAAGCTTTCTAGACGTGCAGTTACCTTCGGGTTGCTCTCATGGATGGCGGAGCATCCTTCATGGACGAGACCTACTGCAGCAACACCTGGGAAAGGCAATTGGAAACGGTCAAGACACCAAGATTTGGAAAGACTCTTGGATAAATCCAGGAGAAAAGATGCAGCCAATGGGACCTATTCATGAAGCTAACCTAGACCTCAGAGTGTCTGATCTCCTAACTGATGATCTACAATGGAACAGCAGAAGAATAGCAGAGATCTTACCGGATTTTAGCCAATAGATTCAATGCCTCAAGCCAAGCACTACAGGAGCGGCAGATATTTATATCTGGCATCCTTCAGAGTCAGGACTATACTCCACCAAATCAGGTTACAACTCTGCTACGTCCTCACGGGTTTTCAAAAGACCCCAACTGACAACCGGAGCAGGAGATAACCTGGATTTCGATTGGATCACAGACGTTTGGTCAACTAAGACATCACCAAAACTCAGAGTCTTCCTCTGGTCAATACTACAAGGAGCGTTACCGATTGGGGAAAACTTACAGACTCGAGGAATTGGAGCAGAAGTCCTTTGCCCTCACTGCAAAGCGCCGGAGACCCTAATGCATTTGTTCTTCCGCTGCCCTTTCGCACAACAAGTTTGGCGCCTGATACCACTACTCCGACAGATTCACATAGCTGACGACTCCTCCTTCCAGCAGACTCTAGTTCTCTTCAGGAAGAGTATATGTCTCCCGCCTACAGAAATCAAGGACCCTATCCTCCCGTGGGTGCTCTGGTACCTCTGGATGGCAAGGAACAGGTTGATCTTTGAAAATATTTCTACGCCAGCTACTGATACAGCCACAAAGAGCTTATCTTTCGCTAGGGAATGGAGTCAGGCCCAACCAAACTCGCAATCAACGGTCTCCAAGCCTACAGGCAATCACATCGCCCCGCTTCAATCGAATCGGAGCCAACCCTCGACGCAGTGTTGGATCGATGCAGCCTGGGACGCCTCTACTTCTAGATCTGGGGTCGCGTGGACCTTAGGGGACCTCCACCCCTTTGCTACTCGATCGGGATCGAGGGTAATCGAAAACGTCTCCTCCTCCCTGGTGGCTGAAACCCTAGCGCTCAAACAGGGAATCTCCAGCACACTAGCGATGGGAATCTCCAACATAACCTTCCTATCCGACTGCCAAAAGCTCACCAGAGCGATCAACAGCAACTCGCCGATAAGGGAAGCGTACGGTGTTTTTCAAGACATCGCTTTTGCTTCCTCGTCGTTTGCATCTTTTTCTTTAAAGTTTATTCCTCGTTCAGAAAACAAAGAGGCTGATCTGCTTGCTAAACAGGCCCTTAAAGCCTTCTCGAGTATTTctagatcttctcttgatgtAATTCGGCCCACGGGCTAAACTCCTCCTTTTGGTTTAATGAGTATTTtcagttgttcaaaaaaaaaagaatatagtGGATCATATCAATAGCCATtattaatctaaataatattacaattcaTTTAGacttttgtataattttaaaagtaaatgtacaaattaattttactgaaaataattttaagtttaatttttaatttagtttccaataaaaattattatttcacaATACTAACATTTTGTATAGATGAAAACGAACATAAATCTAAAAACAATTCCTAACCAAAATCATTAAAACACTTGATATATATTGTATGTTGAAACacatttgttacaaaaataaatttatcaaaggaaacatacccgccctttaaaagggcgggtcaagatctagtatatattatttagttaaagggcatgtttatctttttagaaaatgaacagtaaaaaatatattatttagttaaaaagatatatttatctttttttaattaacagtAAGAAGTGATTTTTCTTGTTGAAGTGTCTGTTTCTTTGGCTAAAGTGtcatattttgtaattaacaaaaaaaaaaaaaacaaagacatatGTGTTGTGACTTCTAAGAATATCTCAAATGTGTATCTTTATATTTTCCTATGAAATAGGAATCTCAATCATAGATGTGATTTTGCTCTAATTTATG
This genomic stretch from Raphanus sativus cultivar WK10039 chromosome 3, ASM80110v3, whole genome shotgun sequence harbors:
- the LOC108831588 gene encoding uncharacterized protein LOC108831588, coding for MHLFFRCPFAQQVWRLIPLLRQIHIADDSSFQQTLVLFRKSICLPPTEIKDPILPWVLWYLWMARNRLIFENISTPATDTATKSLSFAREWSQAQPNSQSTVSKPTGNHIAPLQSNRSQPSTQCWIDAAWDASTSRSGVAWTLGDLHPFATRSGSRVIENVSSSLVAETLALKQGISSTLAMGISNITFLSDCQKLTRAINSNSPIREAYGVFQDIAFASSSFASFSLKFIPRSENKEADLLAKQALKAFSSISRSSLDVIRPTG